CGTACAGAGCAGTCAGCGGGGTTTGCTCTGCAGTCTTCAAAACGATAGTATTTCCACACGCCAAAGCTGGACCAACTTTCCAAGCAAACATAAGAAGAGGAAAGTTCCAAGGTATAATTTGACCCGCTACACCAATTGGTTCATGCAAAGTTTGAACATGGTACGGTCCATCTGCCGGAACTGTTAATCCATGAATCTTATCCGCCCAGCCTACACATAATCAGACTTATAAAATGCATTGAGTCATCCCATTCTCCACTAAAATGCAAAGTGAAACTAAACTTTTTTgctagattttaaattttacccGCATAATAATGAAATAGCCTCACAAACATTGGAAGTTCAACTTTAAGAGCTTGCTCATATGGCTTGCCGCTATCCCAGGTCTCGAGCTGAGCAATTTCTTCCATGTGTTTTTCAACTAAATCGGCAAATCTCAAGATTATACGAGACCTTTCCTAAATCATTATCATTTCCATTCAGTAAAA
The sequence above is drawn from the Primulina huaijiensis isolate GDHJ02 unplaced genomic scaffold, ASM1229523v2 scaffold203482, whole genome shotgun sequence genome and encodes:
- the LOC140966257 gene encoding aldehyde dehydrogenase family 2 member B4, mitochondrial-like gives rise to the protein GIHFCPGKTFPTLDPRTGEVIAHVAEGDAEDINRAVSAARKAFDEGPWPKMNAYERSRIILRFADLVEKHMEEIAQLETWDSGKPYEQALKVELPMFVRLFHYYAGWADKIHGLTVPADGPYHVQTLHEPIGVAGQIIPWNFPLLMFAWKVGPALACGNTIVLKTAEQTPLTAL